From Verrucomicrobiota bacterium, one genomic window encodes:
- a CDS encoding NAD(P) transhydrogenase subunit alpha produces MAGCVVLFAVLLTFGQSLAAAAAPVAKPPQATHASGTNFDSVSALFVFMLATFVGIEVIRRVSRLLHTPLMSLTNAISAIAVVGAILVAGPQHPTFIHVLGLIAVVASVTNIVSGFLITDRMLKMFRKKDDPKPK; encoded by the coding sequence ATGGCCGGTTGCGTGGTGCTGTTCGCCGTTCTCCTGACGTTCGGGCAATCCCTCGCCGCAGCGGCGGCGCCGGTTGCGAAACCGCCACAGGCGACACACGCCAGTGGAACGAACTTCGACAGCGTTTCCGCGCTGTTCGTGTTCATGCTGGCGACGTTCGTCGGTATCGAGGTCATCCGGCGGGTCTCGCGACTATTACACACACCGCTCATGTCGTTGACCAATGCGATCTCAGCCATTGCCGTCGTGGGCGCGATCCTCGTCGCCGGGCCGCAACATCCCACGTTCATCCATGTGCTGGGCCTGATTGCGGTCGTGGCGTCAGTGACGAACATCGTGAGCGGATTCCTGATCACCGACCGCATGTTGAAAATGTTCAGGAAGAAAGACGACCCGAAACCGAAGTGA
- a CDS encoding long-chain-fatty-acid--CoA ligase encodes MELYQLRYFVEVAREQSFTRAARRLNLATPALSLQIQNLEKEFGTNLLIRGQRQTVLTPAGEILFEKAQALLGMAESMKQSVVEVSELRAGKLTIAFIPALGTYWLADIFRSFRREYPCVNLVLQEETSLGVAALVEDSSTELGFLQLPCNNQLFEAREIWNEPFFAVLPGEHSLADKKSLELRQLQRDQFVVIRGVHQERTNAFCRVAGFEPQIVCECSEQETAISLVQAGLGVMLLPQLVACVLRDNVVAVPVREPKLFREIGLISRRGKELSAAARAFVDLVKKAPFPASASQRAPSERARNNVVTHSAETSLAHPNNDHSAPQGLLTPLKFLERSALVYRDKMAVKYNAQSWTYGDLQQRVNRLASALRNADLEPGDRVAFICSNVPAMLEAHFGVPLAGGVLVPINFRLGSGEIAYILGHSGSKFLFVDSEFSNTVRPILSNLEKFKQVVDIIDTRGAKPLGEIEYEEFLRRGNPKPLAWLLKDEDELISLNYTSGTTGKPKGVMVVHRGAYLHALGEIIEDGLTPQTKYLWTLPMFHCNGWCFTWAVSAIGGTHICQRRFDAGRAWQLILNEGVTHLSGAPNVMAALINHADRPKTLRQPLTVVIGGAQPSPSLIQHLQELGARVIHGYGLTETYGAYTVCEAQAHWKEHSVSQQANLLSRQGVPRVIGDPVRVVDENLRDVRSDGQTIGEVIMRGATVMKGYYKEPEATAKDFRGGWFHSGDLAVVHPDGYIELHDRLRDIIITGGENVSSNEIEQTLYTHPAVAEVAVVGVPHQKLGETAKAFVVIKDGVKASERELIKFCRGKLASFKIPTAIEFRPSLPRTSSGKIQKFLLREKEWAGHEKRIQGV; translated from the coding sequence ATGGAACTCTACCAGTTACGTTACTTCGTCGAAGTGGCGCGGGAACAAAGTTTTACGCGCGCCGCCCGCCGGTTGAATCTGGCCACCCCTGCACTCAGTTTGCAAATCCAGAACCTGGAAAAAGAATTCGGCACGAACTTGTTGATCCGTGGCCAGCGGCAAACGGTTCTGACCCCCGCCGGCGAAATTCTCTTTGAGAAGGCGCAAGCCCTGCTCGGCATGGCGGAGTCGATGAAACAATCCGTTGTAGAAGTGTCTGAGTTGCGCGCCGGAAAATTGACCATCGCTTTTATTCCCGCACTCGGCACTTATTGGTTGGCGGATATTTTTCGAAGCTTTCGCCGCGAATACCCGTGCGTCAATCTGGTGTTGCAGGAGGAAACTTCGCTCGGCGTGGCGGCCTTGGTGGAGGACTCCAGCACCGAGCTGGGCTTCTTGCAGCTTCCCTGCAACAACCAACTCTTCGAAGCGCGGGAAATCTGGAACGAACCGTTCTTTGCCGTTTTGCCAGGCGAGCATTCATTGGCGGATAAGAAGAGCCTGGAGTTGCGTCAGCTTCAACGCGACCAGTTCGTCGTCATTCGTGGCGTGCATCAGGAACGCACCAATGCTTTCTGCCGGGTTGCCGGGTTCGAGCCACAAATTGTCTGTGAATGCAGCGAGCAGGAAACCGCCATCTCTTTGGTGCAGGCCGGCTTGGGCGTCATGCTGCTCCCGCAACTGGTGGCCTGCGTCCTGCGGGACAACGTGGTGGCGGTGCCGGTCCGCGAACCAAAATTGTTTCGCGAGATTGGCTTGATTTCGCGACGCGGAAAAGAACTGTCGGCGGCGGCACGGGCATTTGTCGATCTGGTCAAGAAAGCTCCCTTCCCGGCGTCGGCGAGTCAGCGCGCACCATCGGAGCGCGCTCGCAACAACGTGGTCACTCACTCTGCTGAGACGTCCTTGGCGCATCCGAATAACGACCACAGTGCGCCGCAAGGCTTGCTCACGCCGTTGAAATTCCTGGAACGCAGCGCGCTGGTGTACCGCGACAAGATGGCCGTCAAATATAACGCGCAATCCTGGACCTACGGCGATTTGCAGCAACGAGTAAACCGGCTGGCGTCCGCCTTGCGCAATGCCGACCTCGAACCGGGAGACCGGGTGGCTTTCATTTGTTCCAACGTGCCTGCCATGTTGGAAGCTCACTTCGGAGTGCCGCTGGCCGGTGGTGTATTGGTGCCGATCAATTTCCGACTCGGTTCGGGAGAAATCGCATACATTCTCGGCCATTCGGGCAGCAAGTTTCTATTTGTCGATTCGGAGTTCAGCAATACCGTGCGGCCCATTCTAAGCAATCTGGAAAAGTTCAAGCAGGTGGTGGACATCATCGACACACGCGGCGCCAAACCGCTCGGTGAAATTGAATACGAAGAATTTCTTCGCCGGGGGAATCCCAAGCCACTGGCGTGGCTTCTCAAGGATGAAGACGAACTCATCAGCCTGAACTACACCAGTGGCACGACCGGCAAGCCCAAAGGCGTGATGGTGGTGCATCGGGGGGCTTACTTGCACGCGTTGGGCGAAATCATCGAGGACGGCCTTACGCCGCAGACAAAGTATCTTTGGACCCTGCCGATGTTTCATTGCAATGGATGGTGTTTTACGTGGGCGGTGTCGGCCATTGGCGGCACGCATATTTGCCAGCGCAGATTTGACGCTGGCCGGGCCTGGCAGCTGATCCTCAATGAAGGAGTGACCCATTTGTCCGGCGCCCCCAACGTCATGGCCGCGTTGATCAATCACGCCGATCGCCCGAAAACTTTACGTCAGCCGTTGACGGTGGTGATCGGCGGCGCGCAACCTTCTCCCAGCCTCATCCAACACTTGCAAGAACTGGGTGCTCGCGTCATCCACGGTTACGGGCTGACCGAGACTTACGGAGCTTACACGGTCTGCGAAGCTCAGGCTCACTGGAAAGAGCACTCGGTTTCCCAACAGGCGAATCTTTTGTCCCGCCAGGGCGTTCCGCGCGTCATCGGCGATCCGGTGCGCGTGGTGGACGAAAACCTGCGCGACGTACGATCCGACGGTCAAACCATCGGTGAAGTTATCATGCGCGGGGCTACCGTGATGAAGGGTTACTACAAAGAACCCGAGGCCACTGCCAAGGATTTCCGGGGTGGCTGGTTTCACAGCGGCGATCTGGCCGTGGTGCATCCTGATGGTTACATCGAGCTTCACGACCGGTTGCGCGATATCATCATCACAGGCGGCGAGAATGTTTCCTCCAACGAGATTGAGCAAACGCTCTATACCCATCCGGCGGTGGCGGAAGTGGCCGTGGTTGGCGTGCCGCATCAAAAATTGGGGGAAACGGCCAAGGCTTTTGTCGTAATCAAAGACGGCGTCAAGGCCAGCGAACGGGAATTAATCAAATTCTGCCGCGGCAAACTCGCCAGCTTCAAAATCCCAACGGCCATTGAGTTTCGTCCCTCGTTGCCGCGAACCAGTTCGGGCAAAATCCAGAAGTTCCTGCTGCGCGAAAAGGAATGGGCCGGACACGAAAAGCGAATTCAGGGAGTTTGA
- a CDS encoding response regulator, giving the protein MNQRILVVDDEAPTRELLSLYFKKRGYDVSTASTAEDTLRLVNEMPLQLVILDLNLGDSNGLDLLAPIQKAHPQIPIIIFSGIGLDEESLALARQKGATGYIHKTQPLTEMLAEVQRALQS; this is encoded by the coding sequence ATGAATCAACGTATCTTGGTGGTGGACGATGAAGCGCCCACCCGCGAATTACTTTCCCTCTACTTCAAAAAGCGCGGCTACGATGTGAGCACGGCCAGCACCGCCGAGGACACCCTGCGCCTCGTCAACGAAATGCCGCTGCAGCTCGTGATTCTCGATCTCAACCTCGGCGATTCCAACGGCCTGGACCTGCTGGCGCCGATTCAAAAGGCCCATCCTCAGATTCCGATCATCATCTTTTCGGGTATCGGTCTGGATGAAGAATCGTTGGCGCTGGCGCGCCAAAAAGGGGCGACCGGTTACATTCACAAAACCCAACCCCTCACGGAGATGCTCGCCGAAGTGCAACGGGCGCTCCAGAGCTGA
- a CDS encoding NAD(P)(+) transhydrogenase (Re/Si-specific) subunit beta — translation MNYSIQFAYLIATALFVFALKWMNKPETARRGVLAGVTAMLLAVIGTLETPGIVNFGHMAIAVVIGTAIGIPLSRVPLTAVPQRTALSHAFGGLAAGLVGTAKYYLWLGEGGGELTPLRIIAISAEVLLGFLTFTGSLMAAGKLQEILPTRPVTYRNQNVLNLSLLGVAVACAVVLVLNPAWQWLFPIIIALALTFGVLLILPIGGADMPTVISLLNSYAGLSAVAMGFVLDNKLLITAGALDGSSGFILSVIMCRAMNRSFTNVLFGAFGTVAAKSAQKVEGELKPITAEESFAILEGARSVVFVPGYGLAVAQAQHAVRELAELLEKNGAEIRYAIHPVAGRMPGHMNVLLAEANVPYDQLYDMEAVNRIIDTVDVCVVIGANDVVNPAAREQKDSPIYGMPIVEVDRARTVIVLKRSMAPGFAGIENLLFYKENTRMLFGDAKATLQALVAEFKAT, via the coding sequence GTGAACTATTCGATTCAATTCGCGTATTTGATTGCGACGGCGCTGTTCGTCTTTGCGTTGAAGTGGATGAACAAACCGGAGACCGCCCGCCGCGGGGTGCTGGCCGGAGTGACGGCCATGTTGCTGGCGGTTATCGGCACGCTGGAGACGCCCGGCATTGTGAACTTCGGTCACATGGCCATTGCGGTCGTGATTGGCACGGCGATTGGCATCCCGCTTTCGCGCGTGCCGTTGACGGCTGTGCCGCAACGAACGGCCCTTTCCCACGCGTTCGGCGGATTGGCCGCCGGGTTGGTCGGCACGGCGAAATATTATCTCTGGCTCGGAGAAGGCGGAGGAGAACTGACGCCGCTCCGGATCATCGCCATCAGCGCCGAAGTCCTGCTGGGATTCCTGACGTTCACCGGCAGTCTGATGGCGGCGGGCAAGCTGCAGGAAATTCTTCCGACGCGACCCGTCACGTATCGGAATCAAAACGTGTTGAACCTCTCATTGCTCGGCGTCGCGGTCGCCTGCGCAGTCGTGTTGGTGCTGAATCCGGCCTGGCAATGGCTTTTCCCGATCATCATCGCTCTTGCGCTGACGTTCGGCGTGCTGTTGATCCTGCCCATCGGCGGCGCGGACATGCCGACGGTCATTTCGCTGCTCAACTCGTATGCCGGACTCTCGGCGGTCGCGATGGGTTTCGTGCTCGACAACAAACTGCTCATCACGGCCGGCGCGCTCGATGGGTCATCGGGTTTCATTCTCTCCGTCATCATGTGCCGCGCCATGAACCGCAGTTTCACCAACGTCCTCTTTGGCGCATTTGGCACTGTTGCCGCCAAGTCCGCACAAAAGGTGGAAGGTGAACTCAAACCGATCACGGCTGAAGAAAGCTTTGCGATTCTGGAAGGCGCGCGTTCCGTCGTGTTTGTGCCTGGCTACGGCCTGGCGGTGGCGCAGGCGCAACATGCCGTGCGCGAGCTGGCCGAGTTGTTGGAAAAAAACGGCGCCGAGATTCGTTACGCCATTCATCCGGTGGCCGGTCGCATGCCGGGCCACATGAACGTGCTGCTGGCCGAAGCCAACGTGCCGTACGACCAACTCTACGATATGGAAGCCGTCAACCGTATCATCGACACCGTGGATGTGTGCGTGGTGATTGGTGCGAACGACGTGGTGAATCCGGCCGCGCGCGAACAAAAAGACAGCCCGATCTACGGCATGCCGATCGTTGAAGTCGATCGCGCGCGAACGGTGATTGTGCTCAAGCGCTCCATGGCGCCGGGTTTCGCTGGCATCGAGAATCTCCTGTTCTACAAGGAGAACACGCGGATGCTCTTTGGCGATGCCAAGGCGACCTTGCAGGCGCTGGTGGCGGAGTTCAAGGCAACGTAG
- the ggt gene encoding gamma-glutamyltransferase, producing the protein MQSLIAEPTEAQDRTQARSMAVSRGGIVASEHPLASQAGATILAEGGNAIDAAIAANATMGVVAPMMCGIGGDLFAIVYEAKSGKVYGLNASGWAAQGLSIEFLKSKGFAAMPSKGIHSVTVPGAVEGLEKLNRRFGKKKLADVLAPAIHFAEKGFPVTELDAEYWAGGESLLRKDENATRTYLPNGRPPRLGEIYRNEDLAKSYRRIAAKGRDGFYQGETARHLVEYSIRQGGTIDADDLAKYSCEWVEPISTTYHGWTVYEIPPNGQGIAALTMLNLMENFPLAEYGHNSVTDLHVMIEAKKLAYADMLRYVADPKFSKIPVAGILSKEYGRQRAKLIDMDKANCHVEAGTPPAAGNETTYLCAVDRDGNIVSLIQSNYGSFGSGLVPDQCGFVLQNRGGLFSLDPKSPNHLVGHKRPLHTIIPAMMAKGDLRIAFGIMGGWNQSQAHAQFVSNVADHKMNLQSALEAPRFSKGSFEGCDVAVESRILARVIEALTAKGHQVQVKGSFSQTVGGGQAVMRDFSAGVNYGASDPRKDGAAIPEPLLKK; encoded by the coding sequence ATGCAAAGCCTCATCGCCGAACCAACCGAAGCGCAGGATCGCACCCAGGCGCGCTCGATGGCCGTGTCGCGCGGCGGCATCGTCGCATCAGAGCATCCGTTGGCGTCGCAGGCCGGCGCCACCATACTCGCGGAGGGCGGCAATGCCATTGATGCGGCCATTGCTGCCAACGCCACGATGGGCGTCGTGGCGCCGATGATGTGCGGCATTGGCGGTGACTTGTTCGCAATCGTGTATGAGGCGAAGAGTGGAAAGGTTTACGGCTTGAACGCGAGCGGCTGGGCGGCGCAAGGATTGAGCATCGAGTTTTTGAAGAGCAAGGGTTTTGCAGCGATGCCGTCGAAGGGAATTCATTCGGTGACGGTGCCAGGCGCGGTGGAAGGTTTGGAAAAGTTGAACCGTCGCTTTGGCAAAAAGAAACTGGCGGACGTGCTCGCGCCGGCCATCCACTTTGCGGAAAAGGGTTTTCCGGTCACTGAACTGGACGCGGAATACTGGGCCGGTGGCGAAAGTTTGTTGCGCAAGGATGAAAACGCGACGCGCACCTACTTGCCGAATGGCCGCCCGCCGCGGCTGGGCGAAATCTATCGCAATGAGGACCTGGCTAAGTCTTACCGACGGATCGCGGCGAAGGGTCGCGATGGGTTTTACCAAGGCGAGACCGCCCGGCACCTGGTCGAGTATTCAATACGCCAGGGGGGAACAATTGACGCCGACGACCTCGCTAAATATTCATGTGAATGGGTCGAACCGATTTCCACCACCTACCACGGCTGGACAGTTTATGAAATACCGCCGAACGGCCAGGGGATCGCCGCCCTCACGATGCTGAACCTGATGGAAAATTTTCCGCTCGCCGAATATGGACACAACTCCGTCACGGATTTGCACGTGATGATTGAAGCCAAGAAACTGGCCTATGCCGACATGCTGCGCTACGTGGCCGATCCGAAGTTCAGCAAAATTCCTGTCGCGGGCATTCTATCCAAGGAGTACGGCCGGCAGCGCGCTAAACTCATCGACATGGACAAAGCGAATTGCCACGTCGAGGCGGGAACTCCGCCCGCAGCGGGCAACGAAACAACTTACCTCTGCGCAGTGGATCGGGACGGGAACATTGTTTCGCTGATCCAAAGCAATTACGGTTCGTTCGGTTCAGGTCTCGTGCCGGATCAATGCGGCTTTGTGCTGCAAAACCGGGGTGGCCTGTTCTCGCTCGATCCCAAAAGTCCGAATCATCTCGTCGGACACAAACGGCCGTTGCACACAATTATTCCGGCAATGATGGCGAAGGGCGACCTGCGCATCGCGTTCGGCATCATGGGAGGATGGAATCAATCACAGGCCCACGCGCAGTTTGTTTCCAACGTGGCGGACCACAAGATGAACCTTCAGTCGGCGTTGGAAGCGCCCCGCTTCAGCAAAGGTTCGTTCGAGGGTTGTGACGTTGCCGTGGAGTCGCGTATTCTGGCGAGAGTCATCGAAGCGCTGACGGCCAAAGGGCATCAGGTTCAGGTGAAAGGCAGCTTCAGCCAGACGGTGGGCGGCGGCCAGGCGGTGATGCGGGATTTTTCAGCGGGCGTGAATTATGGCGCTTCCGATCCGCGCAAAGACGGAGCGGCCATTCCCGAACCGTTGTTGAAAAAGTGA
- a CDS encoding Re/Si-specific NAD(P)(+) transhydrogenase subunit alpha has translation MTICIPKETDPGETRVAMTPANVARLVKLGAQVEVEVGMGQGSGFTDAEFTAAGANVFHDRTGLLAAADMVLRVRKPPMAELELLKRGCIHISFLQPFNETELLRRLAARGVSTISMEMIPRITRAQKMDALTSQANLAGYVAVIVAANHANRIFPMMMTAAGTISPARVLVIGAGVAGLQAIATAKRLGARVDAYDTRPEVEEQIKSLGARFLKIDIGETGQTKEGYAKPLTEDQLQKQRDGMKKFCADADVVITTAQVFGRKAPVIVTADMVAAMKPGSVIVDLAIESGGNVEGAALGEVADRHGVKIVGLPNLPGRVPAHASQVYSTNLTNLIEEFWDKVTKQFVLKLDDEIIQGCLVTHAGEICNPKLKEKL, from the coding sequence ATGACGATCTGCATACCGAAAGAAACCGATCCCGGCGAAACGCGCGTGGCCATGACGCCCGCCAACGTCGCGCGCCTGGTCAAACTTGGGGCGCAGGTCGAAGTCGAAGTGGGCATGGGGCAGGGGAGTGGTTTCACGGATGCGGAATTCACGGCGGCGGGCGCCAATGTTTTTCACGATCGCACCGGTCTGCTCGCAGCGGCGGATATGGTTTTGCGCGTGCGCAAGCCGCCGATGGCGGAACTGGAGCTTTTGAAAAGAGGTTGCATCCACATCAGCTTTCTTCAGCCGTTCAACGAGACGGAATTGCTGCGCAGGCTCGCCGCGCGCGGCGTCAGCACCATCAGCATGGAAATGATTCCGCGCATCACCCGCGCGCAAAAGATGGACGCACTCACCTCCCAGGCAAATCTGGCCGGCTACGTGGCGGTAATTGTGGCAGCCAACCATGCGAACAGGATTTTTCCGATGATGATGACGGCTGCCGGCACAATTTCGCCTGCGCGCGTCCTGGTCATCGGTGCCGGCGTGGCCGGGTTGCAAGCCATCGCCACTGCGAAACGACTTGGGGCGCGGGTCGATGCTTACGACACCCGACCCGAGGTCGAAGAACAGATCAAATCACTCGGCGCGAGGTTTTTGAAAATCGATATTGGTGAAACCGGTCAAACGAAAGAAGGCTATGCGAAACCGTTGACCGAAGATCAACTTCAAAAACAACGCGACGGAATGAAAAAGTTTTGCGCCGATGCGGATGTCGTCATCACGACAGCACAGGTCTTCGGTCGTAAAGCGCCGGTGATTGTGACCGCCGACATGGTGGCGGCCATGAAACCGGGCAGCGTGATCGTTGACCTCGCCATCGAAAGCGGCGGTAATGTCGAAGGCGCGGCTTTGGGCGAAGTCGCCGACCGCCATGGAGTGAAGATTGTAGGGCTGCCGAATCTGCCGGGCCGTGTTCCCGCGCACGCTAGTCAGGTTTATTCCACGAACCTGACCAATCTGATCGAGGAGTTTTGGGACAAGGTCACGAAACAATTTGTGCTCAAGCTCGACGATGAAATCATTCAAGGCTGCCTCGTCACGCACGCGGGAGAAATCTGCAACCCCAAACTCAAGGAGAAGTTGTGA